Proteins from one Niallia circulans genomic window:
- a CDS encoding glycine betaine uptake BCCT transporter gives MKKVSIVFYISTAILLLLVLVGILAPAFLENVTRMVQSFITNSFGWYYLIIVSFFLVVCIYLLFSPAGRIKLGKQDDKPEFSRISWLAMLFSAGMGIGLVFYGTAEPISHYAISSPTGEVGTEQGMKDAMRYTFFHWGIHAWAIYGLVALCLAYFTFRKGNVSLISATLKPVIGKRAEGITGKAVDTIAVIATVLGVATTLGFGAVQINGGLSFVYGVPTNITTQFIIICIVTALFIYSALSGLGKGIQILSNANMILAGILLLLLFIIGPTLFNLNLFTDTLGSYLQNIVNMSFRIAPLNEEKRTWINNWTIFYWAWWIAWSPFVGVFIARISRGRTIKEFVAFVLFIPAVIGFLWFSVFGGTAMQLESNHMGMISGLATEESLFGVLENFPLSTTLSILAIILIGVFFITSADSGTFVLAMMTTNGSLNPSNRLKVIWGVLLAAMALVLLYSGGLQALQNTMIIAALPFSIVIAIMAVSLLKSVNQEVKEFRLANLRNNKQS, from the coding sequence AGCTTTATTACGAACAGTTTTGGCTGGTATTATTTAATCATTGTGTCATTTTTCCTTGTTGTATGTATCTACTTATTGTTCAGTCCAGCCGGGCGTATCAAGCTTGGCAAACAGGATGATAAACCTGAATTTTCACGAATATCCTGGCTTGCGATGCTTTTTAGTGCAGGTATGGGCATTGGATTGGTGTTTTATGGTACAGCAGAGCCGATAAGTCATTATGCGATAAGCTCGCCAACGGGAGAAGTTGGAACAGAGCAAGGCATGAAGGATGCGATGAGATATACTTTTTTCCATTGGGGCATACATGCATGGGCTATTTATGGGCTTGTTGCCCTTTGTTTAGCATACTTTACTTTTCGTAAAGGCAATGTTTCGTTAATTAGTGCCACTTTAAAACCTGTTATCGGCAAAAGAGCAGAAGGAATTACAGGTAAAGCGGTCGATACGATTGCTGTTATTGCAACTGTACTTGGTGTTGCCACAACGCTTGGATTTGGAGCAGTGCAAATTAACGGAGGACTGTCTTTTGTTTATGGTGTACCAACAAATATCACAACACAGTTTATTATTATTTGTATTGTTACGGCATTATTTATTTATTCAGCCTTGAGCGGGCTTGGTAAAGGAATCCAAATCTTGAGTAATGCCAATATGATTTTAGCAGGAATCTTGTTATTACTGTTATTTATCATTGGTCCAACATTATTCAACTTAAATCTATTTACAGATACACTTGGATCTTATTTGCAAAATATCGTAAATATGAGCTTCCGTATTGCGCCGCTCAACGAAGAAAAACGGACATGGATTAACAATTGGACGATTTTTTATTGGGCTTGGTGGATTGCATGGTCACCATTTGTTGGTGTATTTATCGCAAGGATATCAAGAGGCAGAACGATAAAAGAGTTTGTTGCATTTGTATTATTCATCCCAGCAGTGATTGGATTTTTATGGTTTTCGGTATTTGGCGGAACTGCAATGCAGTTGGAGAGTAATCATATGGGCATGATTTCAGGATTAGCGACAGAAGAATCATTATTCGGAGTATTGGAGAATTTTCCACTCAGCACTACGTTATCCATACTGGCAATCATCCTTATCGGCGTGTTTTTTATTACATCTGCTGATTCAGGAACCTTTGTCCTTGCCATGATGACAACGAACGGATCGCTCAATCCAAGCAATCGCCTCAAGGTGATTTGGGGAGTCCTGCTCGCTGCAATGGCGCTTGTGCTTCTGTATTCAGGCGGACTGCAGGCACTGCAAAATACGATGATAATTGCTGCATTGCCGTTTTCCATTGTAATTGCTATTATGGCTGTCAGTTTGTTGAAGTCAGTCAATCAGGAAGTGAAGGAATTTAGACTCGCAAATCTAAGGAATAATAAGCAATCCTAA